In Streptomyces puniciscabiei, a single genomic region encodes these proteins:
- a CDS encoding potassium channel family protein, protein MHIVIMGCGRVGSALAQTLEQQGHTVAVIDQDPTAFRRLGPGFGGRRVTGVGFDQDTLREAGIEEAGAFAAVSSGDNSNIISARVAREMFGVENVAARIYDPRRAEVYQRLGIPTVATVRWTADQMLRRLLPSGAEPLWRDPTGGVQLAEVHASPKWVGHKISKLQEETGVRVAFLTRLGEAILPTSQTVLQEGDLVHVMMRSDDVEKVEAAFAQGPEEESGH, encoded by the coding sequence GTGCACATCGTCATCATGGGCTGCGGGAGAGTGGGATCCGCTCTCGCCCAGACCCTGGAGCAACAGGGCCATACGGTCGCCGTGATCGACCAGGACCCGACCGCCTTCCGTCGGCTGGGCCCGGGCTTCGGGGGTCGCCGGGTCACCGGTGTCGGCTTCGACCAGGACACCCTGCGCGAGGCGGGCATCGAGGAGGCCGGCGCCTTCGCCGCCGTCTCCAGCGGTGACAACTCCAACATCATCTCCGCGCGCGTGGCCCGCGAGATGTTCGGCGTGGAGAACGTGGCCGCCCGTATCTACGACCCCCGCCGCGCCGAGGTCTACCAGCGCCTCGGCATCCCCACCGTGGCGACGGTCCGCTGGACCGCCGACCAGATGCTGCGCCGGCTGCTGCCCTCCGGCGCCGAACCGCTGTGGCGCGACCCCACCGGCGGGGTGCAGCTCGCCGAGGTGCACGCCTCCCCGAAGTGGGTCGGGCACAAGATCAGCAAGCTGCAGGAGGAGACGGGCGTCCGCGTGGCGTTCCTTACCCGCCTCGGCGAAGCGATCCTGCCGACCTCGCAGACGGTGCTGCAGGAGGGCGACCTCGTGCATGTGATGATGCGGTCGGACGACGTCGAGAAGGTCGAGGCGGCGTTCGCCCAGGGCCCGGAAGAGGAGAGCGGTCACTGA